The following nucleotide sequence is from Lepus europaeus isolate LE1 chromosome 16, mLepTim1.pri, whole genome shotgun sequence.
caaatgaccgccacggccggcatgctgcaccgatctgaagccaggagccagtgctttctcctggtctcccatgcgggtgcagggcccaagcacttgggccatcctccactgccctcccgggccacagcagagagctggactggaagaggagcaaccaggacagaatccggcaccccaaccgggactagaacctcggtgtgccggcgccgcaggcggaggattagcctagtgagccgcggcgcctgcctctgtgaattattttctaatttatgaaCCTGATCTCATTTATATCTTGCCATGGACACTACCATCTACCATGGAAATGTTTTTCTTCCACATTTTCAGTGGTTCCTTTGCCTATAGGATACAGACTAAATTCTTTATAAACTGCCAATCCAGAATTATCCTTATTCGTATCTTAATTAAGCTCCTGTAATATTGAGCTTTCAGCTGATTCTCAAACAAGCCAGATTTTCTTAAATACCTTTCTGCCTTTGCATTTCTGAGTTCTTTCCCCTCTCCCTAACATTGTCCATTCCAATTCTACTCACATGCTACTTTCATAGAAGGCCTGCCTACTTCCCCTCACAGGGTTAGGTGATTGTCTTATGCTCCCATTATTGAACAATTTAAACAATTACAATGTTGTAgtgttgttttctatttttgtttttcagaatacTAAATTTTCTGTTGGAAAAGGCCATGACTTTTCATCTTTACATTTCTGCTGCTAAGCTGAATACCTGGCATATTCAATAAGCACTTCTTGAATAAATGCCCAATATTTACATATCAGCACTTTATgccagttattttattttatattgcctttaaaaatttacaaatatggggctggtgctgtggcatagcaggtaaagccaaggcctgcagtcctgacatcccatatggaccagttctggctgctccacttccaatccagcaccctgctaatgtgctgagaaagcagtggaaaatggcccaaatgcttggattcctgcacccatgcaagacacccggatgaagctctggctcctgtctttggcctggcccagccctagctgttgcagccatttggggagtaaaccagtggatggaagatctttctctctttctctgcctctccctctctgtaactctacctttcaaataaataaataatttttaaagatttatttatttattctagaggcagagctacagaaagagagggagagacagcaagaggtattctggttcactcctcaaatggccacaatggctggagctgagcagatccaaagctaggagccaggaacttcttccaggtctcccacgaaggtgcaggggcccaaggacttgaaccattttctcatgctttcccaggccatcagcagggagctggatgggaagtggagtagccggaacttgaaccagtgctcatatgggattccggtacCTCActcagatgcttaacctactaagccacaacgccaaccctaataagtaaatcttcaaaaaaatttgcaaatacattttaaaagtgtagTGTTAGTGATTTCATTGTTTATTGCTATTTGACTAATGCAGCACAGTTTACCTTGTTAATTTGGATTTTTGTGTGCTTTCACAGAATACTTGCAATTGTGATTTTATAATGATAGAAACTGCACAAGAATTTAAAAACGAAAGACTAATGAAATCTGGGACtcttaaatataataaaacacattttttcttttttaaaaactgccactttttaaatttttgctgtgAAGCATATATAAGTTACCAATTGAAAAACacttttaagtgtacaattcacaatctttttttttttttttcttttttgacaggtagagtggacagtgagagagagagagagaaaggtcttccttttgccgttggttcaccctccaatggccgccgcggtagcgagctgcggccggcgcaccgcgctgatccgatggcaggagccaggtgcttatcctggtttcccatggggtgcaggacccaacctgacttgggccatcctccactgcactccctggccacagcagagagctggcctggaagaggggcaaccgggacaggatcggtgccccgaccgggactagaacccggtgtgccggcgccgcaaggcggaggattagcctagtgagccgcggcgccggcctacaattcATAATTTTAAGCAACCACTACGCATTTCGAAGGAAAAGGCATTTTGTAAAGTCTAAAGTTTTCATTAGTATATCTAACTGGTTGCTGGTTAGGAACTACTATAGAATAGTCACCACATACAAACCATAGTATGAAGTCTAACAAATGTCAGAGAATTTACTGAAAAATACAAGCCAGTGcttaaaatcttttgaaaacagcagtgcaggccggcgccgtggcttaacaggctaatcctccaccttgcggtgccggcacaccgggttctagtcccggttagggcaccggattctattccggttgctccttttccaggccagctctctgctatggcccgggaaggcagtggaggatggcccaagtgcttgggccctgcacccgcatgggagaccaggagaagcacctggctcctggcttcggattggcgcagtgcaacggccgcagcggccattggagggtgaatcaacggcaaaaaggaagacctttctctctgtctctctcactatccactctgcctgtcaaaaaaaaaacaacaacaaaaaacacagcaGTGCAACATACGGACCCATACGTCATGGCGGGGGGAACCCTCCAAACTATGATACAGAAGAGCACACTAAGATGTCCACTAAAGTTCTCCTACCTTGGGCAAAGCAGCTGGAGACGCTGGTGAGCGGCAAGGTAGGGTAGCTGGGGTACGCTCTCCCCAGACACTAAAATGGAGGTGCCTAACCCGGACTGTAAAATGTTGCCGCGTGCAGCCGGGCGAACAGACGCGTGTGCAGCTGCGCCTGGGGTAGGGAGCACCCACTGCTTTCAGGGTCCCTTGGGTTGTAAGAACTATCATATTATTTGGACGAGGCAATGAGGACTCAGGTAAACGCCACGCCGCCAAAGGCGGGGGGCCCGCAGGCACCTGAGGCGCCAGCGCAGCGCTCCGAGCCGGGCTGCAGGGGGCTCGGCTCGGGCACCGCCCCGGCCCGCACAGCCCAGCCGGGCACCCAggcgggaaggggcggggccgggaggaggccgccgcccccagcctctcctccccgAGGGCAGCCTTGTTTACCTCAGCAGTTGACACCTGAGAcaaagaggggaaggagggaggggtttCTTCGGGGAAACTCGGTCCGCGGGAAAACCATTGCGCTGCGACCATGTTCTAACACCCCGTGAGGGCTGGGAGTAGCCGTGCTCCCGCGCCCACCACGCCGTGTCCGGGGCCCCCGGCCTCGTGCTCCCCAGGTTCCACCCTGGCCTCCGCGACCTCGCGGGGAGCTGGGCAATGAGTCCGCAACGGAAACGCCTCAGTCTCTGCACAGTGCAGGGGAGACCCTGCGAGGCTCAGAGCGGAGCCATTACAGCTCCCGTGACACGACGCAGCGGGGTCGGCCTGGGGCGGAGGAGGAACAGGACTTGAACAGCAGTCGGCGGGGCAGGGCGCGCTGCTCCGGCAAACTGAGCCGCCGCCAGCCCCCTGAAACCcccctgtctcctgacttcatatttttaaatctggCGGTGCTTTCCCTTTCGGGCCAACCACTCCCCCAGTTTATGGTCCCAGCCAGTCAGCTTTAGGCCCGCCATTTTTCAAACCCTTTCCCCGCCGCCAATCAGGACCGAGCAGTACATTCCTCTTCTGACCGGTTCTAACGGGTCTGGGAGTTAACGACCTGAGCGACCCACCGAACCTGCTAGGCTATGGCTTGGGGGACGGGCCTGGCGAGACACCGGCCAATAGGGAGCCTCCGTGGTGAGGGGGCGGGGAGTCTCCGAGTTTGAATGATCGTCAGAGCCAATCAGAGAGGTGGGGGTGTGGCTCGTGGCCAGGCTCGTCAAGTTGCCGTGGCGCGGAGAACTCTGCAAAACAAGAGGCTGGGGATTGCGTTAGCGATAAACCAGTTCACGCCGGAGCTGAGGGAAGGAAGCGACGCCGTCGGATCCGGCCGCTCTGCGGGAGTCTGAGGAAAAACTCACACCAGGCAAGAATTCCCTACGACATCCTAGCGTTCGTGGGCCTTTCTCTCGCCTCAAGCCTTTTACTCGGCCTGAGCGCCGTGGCTCTCCGGGTTGGACCGGCGACGAGCGAAAATTAGGGTTGGGGCTGTgagagggctggagctggggagcgcgggcgggcgggcgggcggccggggcAGGCAGATTGCCCGGCGCGGTGCCCGGAGCTTTTTACTATTGATCGCGAGGTGACTGGTGACTGAGACTTGCGATTTGGGAGCCGGTGACAGGGATTGTAAGCGCGCCCCCGGCGTCCCGGGTGGCGCTCAAGGGCGGGCGGCGGCAGCGGCCGCGGCCGCGGCCGGCGGAAGGGTGCGTGCGCGGAGGCGGAGGCGGGGGCACCGGGCGCTGGCGGCGCCCTtgggagggggcgggcagggcgggAGCGGATTTGGGCGGGAAGCTGGGCCCCGCCGGAGCCCGCCCGTCCTGGCAGCCGCGGGCTCCGCGCCGACCCACGGGCTCCCTCCCCACCAGGTGGCCGCCGTTCCGTCGTCATGGGTAAAGGAGACCCCAACAAGCCGAGGGGCAAAATGTCCTCCTATGCCTTCTTCGTGCAGACGTGCCGGGAAGAGCACAAGAAGAAACACCCAGACTCTTCCGTCAATTTCGCGGAATTCTCCAAGAAATGCTCGGAGAGATGGAAGGTGAGGCAGGAATTCACACGGGATAAGGTTTTCCAGGTGTGCTTTTTGGCCAGCGCCTTAAGCACCCTGGTAACTAGTTAAGTTTCAGCAACTTTCCTATCCTGATGAGTCaccaaaatattttggaattttagGCAGGCTGCTTTAGGTTTCAACTCATTTAGGATTACCGAAGCCAAAATGCTGTTTACAAGGAAAACGTGGTCCTTAAAAATTCTTGAATGCTTATAGTTTACCGGGGTTTTTTTTCTACTGCTTGTTTTGTGCCCGTAGACCATGTCTGCAAAGGAGAAGTCCAAGTTTGAAGATATGGCAAAAAGTGATAAAGCTCGTTATGACAGGGAGATGAAAAATTACGTTCCTCCCAAGGGTGataagaagggaaagaaaaaggatcCCAATGCTCCTAAAAGACCACCGTAAGTTTACTGAACAACCAAATTGCCCATCTAGATTTTTCCTTCAGTTTATTAACTCTGTTGCTTCCTTTCAGATCTGCCTTCTTTCTGTTTTGCTCTGAACATCGCCCAAAGATCAAAAGTGAACACCCTGGCCTGTCCATTGGGGACACTGCAAAAAAATTGGGTGAGATGTGGTCTGAACAGTCAGCCAAAGATAAACAACCATATGAACAGAAAGCAGCTAAGCTAAAGGAGAAATATGAAAAGGTACATACATTGTATTCTTAACAATTTTAAAGCCAACATTAAAATTAAGTTTTTCTAATGACCAATGTTAGAAATAGGTATGAACTGTAAATTTTTGGGGAAATGTAGGTGATCTTATAGTAATGTCAGCTGTATATTGAAAAGGCCTAATGAAAATTATATACTGGAACAACACAAACTAATTGGTACCTTCTCTTGATTAAAATCAGTGTGTATAGCACTAGTAAATTCTTGCAGGTACACTTTACAAGTATA
It contains:
- the HMGB2 gene encoding high mobility group protein B2 is translated as MGKGDPNKPRGKMSSYAFFVQTCREEHKKKHPDSSVNFAEFSKKCSERWKTMSAKEKSKFEDMAKSDKARYDREMKNYVPPKGDKKGKKKDPNAPKRPPSAFFLFCSEHRPKIKSEHPGLSIGDTAKKLGEMWSEQSAKDKQPYEQKAAKLKEKYEKDIAAYRAKGKSEAGKKGPGRPTGSKKKNEPEDEEEEEEEEEDEDDEEEDEDEE